TTTGCCTCGTAAGCCGCCCTACGGCGCTCCCAGTTCTCTAGTCTGTCGGTGAACCGCCAGGATTCGAGACGGTCGTAAATGGCGTCACCGATGTTGTTGACGCGGTAGCGTGGAATAAGATGTGTATGAAGGTGAGGTACCGTCTGGCCCGCTTCTGGGCCATCCTGGATTGCGATATTCATGGCATCTGCATTGTACGTGTGCTGGATGAAACGGTAAATCAGCTGGACAGTCTTAAAGTAGTCAATGTTCTCTTCGGGAGTAAGATCGCTAAGTCTAATGCAAGTGTTGCGCAATGGCACAATTAGAACATGACCAGGGAGCAATGGTTTGAGGTTCACCAGTGCATATGAATGTTTTGATTTCTGTTAAAGGGTTAGTTTCACTGATTTCAGCGTATGAATGGATCTGATACGTACGTAGAAAACCTGGTTCGTGACAAGAAACTTGCTGAAGTACACGGGAGATGACGAAGGCATCGTTCGCGGCTTGATGTGGTTGATTTAATTATGCGTCTGTGTATTTTCCTACTAGAAAATTGAAGTCCGTACTTAGTATCTTATATACATGTCCGTACTTAATAACTTATATACATGTCAGCTCCTTGATCTTCGAGAACAGCAATCAAGTCTTCCACGTCGTTGTTAGTACTGCTCCATCCTAGTTTGTTTGAAACTCTTAGTGTACGTAAGCAAGGTAGACGATCCTCCGCTACCGCAATAGTAATGTCATCGGGGTGGATCTTAGATGCTTGGCCCAAAGAGCCGCTGGTTTCCAGCACCAGGACCCTAAGAGGACGTTTGTAGTGGAGTGTGGAAAGAAAGGCGTCTGAAAACGCCCAACGCGAACAGTAATCAACGACTAGCTGTAAACTTGTGAGGTTGGGACAGTAGCGAAATACAAAATCCAGCGAGTTTTCACTCAAAGAAGGCATTGGGTAATTAAACCGCAAATGCTTTAGGTTGTCA
The Eremothecium sinecaudum strain ATCC 58844 chromosome II, complete sequence DNA segment above includes these coding regions:
- the HNT2 gene encoding bis(5'-adenosyl)-triphosphatase (Syntenic homolog of Ashbya gossypii AAL053C; Syntenic homolog of Saccharomyces cerevisiae YDR305C (HNT2); 1-intron in Ashbya gossypii), which gives rise to MPSSSPVYFSKFLVTNQVFYKSKHSYALVNLKPLLPGHVLIVPLRNTCIRLSDLTPEENIDYFKTVQLIYRFIQHTYNADAMNIAIQDGPEAGQTVPHLHTHLIPRYRVNNIGDAIYDRLESWRFTDRLENWERRRAAYEANGEESRSQLATPDADRKPQDISEMSKEAEDLKAKLATFIASNSTDAS